In a single window of the Rhinolophus ferrumequinum isolate MPI-CBG mRhiFer1 chromosome 21, mRhiFer1_v1.p, whole genome shotgun sequence genome:
- the NOG gene encoding noggin, producing the protein MERCPSLGVTLYALVVVLGLRAAPAGGQHYLHIRPAPSDNLPLVDLIEHPDPIFDPKEKDLNETLLRSLLGGHYDPGFMATSPPEDRPGGGGGAAGGAEDLAELDQLLRQRPSGAMPSEIKGLEFSEGLAPGKKQRLSKKLRRKLQMWLWSQTFCPVLYAWNDLGSRFWPRYVKVGSCFSKRSCSVPEGMVCKPSKSVHLTVLRWRCQRRGGQRCGWIPIQYPIISECKCSC; encoded by the coding sequence ATGGAGCGCTGCCCCAGCCTAGGGGTCACCCTCTACGCCCTGGTGGTGGTCCTGGGGCTGCGGGCGGCACCGGCCGGCGGCCAGCACTATCTCCACATCCGCCCGGCTCCCAGCGACAACCTGCCCCTGGTGGACCTCATCGAACACCCGGACCCTATCTTTGACCCCAAGGAGAAGGATCTGAACGAGACGCTCCTGCGCTCGCTACTCGGGGGCCACTACGACCCGGGCTTCATGGCCACCTCGCCCCCCGAGGACCGGCCCGGCGGAGGCGGGGGGGCGGCCGGGGGCGCAGAGGACCTGGCGGAGCTGGACCAGCTGCTGCGGCAGCGGCCGTCGGGGGCCATGCCGAGCGAGATCAAAGGGCTGGAGTTCTCCGAGGGCTTGGCCCCGGGCAAGAAGCAGCGCCTGAGCAAGAAGCTGCGGAGGAAGTTACAGATGTGGCTGTGGTCGCAGACCTTCTGCCCAGTGCTGTACGCGTGGAACGACCTGGGCAGCCGCTTTTGGCCGCGCTACGTGAAGGTGGGCAGCTGCTTCAGTAAGCGCTCGTGCTCCGTGCCCGAGGGCATGGTGTGCAAGCCCTCCAAGTCTGTGCACCTCACGGTGCTGCGGTGGCGCTGTCAACGGCGCGGGGGCCAGCGCTGCGGCTGGATTCCCATCCAGTACCCCATCATTTCCGAGTGCAAGTGCTCATGCTAG